A stretch of DNA from Drosophila virilis strain 15010-1051.87 chromosome 5, Dvir_AGI_RSII-ME, whole genome shotgun sequence:
TAGACCAGTTTGATGTAGCCGCGTTTGTCATCGTCCGAGTAGCCGCTGCCATGGATAATACGCATCTGTTTGATGAATGTTGATTTGCCCGATTCACCAGTACCTGGggaacatattaaaatcgaaaATCGAAGCTTGAAACAGATTCACATGATTCACTACTAAAGAGACAGAGACTGTCgctaaatggaaaatatatttagatatgGGTATATTTTAAGCAACCCCCTCGGCGGCGCATCCAAATGGCTTCGTTGGGAAGGCAAACCATTTGAATGCATAATGGGTTCAAGTTCTTAAAtgtttctttcgttttttacGATTAAGTGCATACACTTGAGACTCACCCAGTAGGAGCAGCTTAAGTTCACGGCGTGCATCTCGCTTGTCGCGCCGCAGCTGTTTCTCGATTTCCTGATTGATTCGCTTTTGCTCCTTGGCCTCTTCCGATAACAAGCACTCCATGCTAACTGGATTAAGGGACGCTCCGTGACGTGCCTAATTCTGTTAGTCGGGAGCTTATCCTGTTGTTATAATTTATCCTCTAGTTGAATTTTGTACTTTTACCGAATATATTCTTGTGGATTTGTGTGTGGATATGTCTTAAATAGTCTGTATTCCGAGAAGGTATAACAACAATTCTCAAAGTTGTTAGCCCGACGAGCGTCCGTAACGTTGTGTTCTCTATTTGCTGTGAACATTTCATATTTGGACGACGGAGGCACTGGCCGTGGCTTTGACACTGGCGTAGGCAGTCAAGGCGCATGCACCGCAACTACAGCCACACCAGGTAGTATATAGGTTTATGGGCACGACATTGGGCCGATCCACAGTTCGTGCAGCAGGTGGAAACAGATTCAGGAAACGTGCCCGTGCCCATGCCCAAGTTCAAAGCAAGAAAGCTGATTTTGGTAACTATACGGCTTCTCGGCTTGGGCCCAGCGGAAGACCCGACACACTTCCGTCCCTCGAGCCCTTAAACAGTACCTAGAAGAGAACACTGTAGACacataaaaaactatataGGAATATACGAGGCAGGTGTGATTAGACCAGGCCCTATGCCaagttatatatatgctatttgatttgtttttaaaactCAAGGGAAATGTTGAATAGAAATAAAGATAGATTATATAACTAaagacataaataataataatttagcTAACTAAAAACCATTCTTATTAGATAAAGTAATATTCCTAACTTTTAAAGTTAGTTGCTTAGATTTTTTAAGGCATTAACTATGACCTCCAAGGGGGCGCTGTCTCTGTCCTTGGTTCAGTCTGATGTGTCATACCCTTGTCTGTCTCTTTTTGGGGCTAGTATGCTGCTGATTTCAGTCTTATATTGAGGCTTTGTTAATCCAATTGTTAGCGTAGACAAGTGCATGGAaaatacacacagatacacacgcacacacacatgcaccgACAAACCTCAGCCAAGTTGAAATGTACTTGCAGGAAATCCCGACAGCAGTTGTTTCTGAAAGCTCTAAAGAAAaatcacttttatttttaatatatttttatttatattatgttgtttttggttttattttttttttatttttaatatatatatatatatatatatttaggtgTACATAGatactttttcttttgtttgtttgtttttttttttttggtttttgtttttaattatctaAAAAATTTCTTAGTTACCATTGCCACCTCAATACAATCAATTCTTTGTCTAGTACGTGtatcttcttgttttttttttttaatatgatttctatGACAAATGTGTagaaacacacacgcacacacgcacgcacacacatacgcatttTTCATTGAGTGCACAAATCCcacactttgttgttgtgtaaattttcataaaaaagtCAATCAATTCAAATGCTACAAGTTGAAAATCTTGCACTCAATGAAACACTTGAATTGCTGCATGTCTGTggctgtatctgtgtgtgcaagcaggtgtgtgtgtgtgtgtgtgtacgtacTTATTTAAGGACGTGCTTTTGCCTCAAGACTTAAGCTAAGCATGCAGTTTTTATGTGGTGGGGGGAATGGGGGATTTAAGGGTTTAGCTTCtcgatttatatatgtatgtatgcacttATGTTTTATATGTTGGTAGAAATATGTACGTTAAAAATATTTCCCATTCATcaaaatcatcatcatcatcatcgtcatcaacatcatcatcttcATATCATGTCAGACCAAACTCAGCCTGACCGCCCCCCTCCTATCGCATTTACAATATAAAGTTTATAAAGTAGCCTAAAGATGTGGAATATTATAATCATAatttcggtttttgtttttcttttttatatattattctttttttttttttcttttttgtagcctagttttaaataatttcaacgTCAAAGGGAGAGACTCttgttgtggtttttgttgttgttgttgttgttgttgtttttataattatgtatttaattagttttgtaGCTTTTCAAGCATTGTATGAAATATGGTCTCTATTCCATATGCATATAAGTTTATAAGTATGACTACCCAGCAAAAAATAACCCATTTATCGAGATACCCAACAactcataaatacatacacataagTACTTTAGTAAATACTAAGCTAAACTCAgataatttcatttcattaatattatattatttttttttgtaattttttgttggtttttctcACACACGAATTTCGAATTGATTTCGATTCGTTCAAAAATTtctattgttttatttaatttttgttttcttttgaattTTCGGCTTTTGTTTAAACAAGACTACAAACATTATACAATTGTGTTGTATTCAGATGCTTGCATGTTCCATTTGCCTGCAGTTCttgaattttgtatataaaaatacaaaatacttgTACACACACTTTAACATATACgggtatgtatatttttttatatacttaagtagatcatttttcaattttatatcaAACTCTTGCTCATTTATTATAGCTGCATTTTGAGCTTTTTTTAagctaaatatttacatacaaacTGCAAAAACTTGACAAACTTAAAACAGCCAACTAATCCatctaaaagaaaaaataaacaatcaaTGGatcacatacatatgttttatCTGAAAAGatgacaaaactaaaaaaaataatggcAAACAAAACTCACAAATCATGTGCAAATATCAAACATAATATACCAtcttatacatatagatatttaattttttttttttgttgctaatatttgctttttttttatacgtaaattttattttaatgtttctGCCAGGGTCTTCTTCATGGATTTAATGAGCACTAGAAGGCACAAAACGCTAACTAaaccaaatttttgttttttactctcatgtatgtttgttttctgtatttgaaattttatctTTTCATTATAAATATGGTATGTTAGTTTATGTAgactacatacatatgcatatgcgtTAAGttcaaaattacaaatttagcCTTTgccaaaaactgaaaaacttcTCTCGTTGAAACCGCCAAATTGTTTTCCGAACCCAAATTTcttatacacatacattatTATGTTGGAACCAAAGAGtgatataaattaacaatatgAAACTCGAGCATGTTTGGCATGCTCCAGAAATAAGGATTTTCAGCTCGTACTCTAAGGATTTGCCTGCGAAATGAATGTGGTCAATGTCAACCAAAATACTGGAGACTTTTCTCTGCTCACCGATGCAATTCATTGGACGGAAAACTATATAAGTGTATGtatttgcttgtgtgtgtgtgtgtgtgtgtgtatgtaatgCTAATACAAAATGTACAGCGTCTCGGCTTGAACCCTTATAAGACCTTCGACCCCGGGGGGTATCGCTAgcatttctttctttttatataagaacttaagtatttgtatttctattagtttggttgtttttttttttcattagttTTTGGTTCTGTTATGAGTCATCCTTGCAAAAACCCTTTTAGAGCACATACCAACTTTAGGATCTTTAATATCGGTCGACACTTTATTATATTGGCAATCTATTCAAAACTTTTGTTCTGATCGGGCTTCTAATTTCGGCTAGCCGAGCATTTCGCATCTTATGTATTCTGCATCATCTTCTTCTTGTAAACAACGAAAAATTCGGTACGCatatgtttagttttttttttgccttatataaatacacatttATTGACTTAATCAAGCTTTTTAAAAGCTAATCAATTcatcaatttattaattgtaaaaattttgttattcatttcatttactACATCTTCGGTTTACGTGGATTAAAGCTTTATACAACACACTGTTGAATCTTACTTAAATTCTAGATGCGTATTGGTATTACAATTATACGGCGGAGTTGTACGGTTGTTAATGATAAATGGATATTGATGCCGATTACAAGTATATGTAAATGAGGTTACGAAAATgtgttatatatatctatatataatatatatatatatttgtatatttgaaataggaaaattgtttgttattttccGAATAGCAAAACTGTGTGTTGAGATTAAAGAGTTACCCAGCAAAGGACGTTTAACTGACAAAGcagcagaaaataataatagaataaaCAGTCGGATACAATAATTAGGActcaataacaaaaaaaaaaaacaattatttaccTTGATTTGCATTTCGTTTACCCCTCGCCTGATCGCTTGACTGATAAGTTCAAGTGGTAAACCAAATGTTTCTCTCTACAAAACAGTTCtagatatataaaattatgaaaaacattgtttgattcatatttattttacatatacatatatgtatgtgtgtatgtatgtgtggtttgtgttttttaattcatttttgaCCACATACATAGAGAAAAATTgtgttatttggatttttacataaatagttttgttttgttgttgttggttgtttatgtttttttttgatttatttttatttaatttttttgtttttatgttttctgcttgtgtgtgtgcgcttcgTTTTGTTGCTTTACTAACATTCTATAGCTGTAgattaaattaaactaaaatttaaaaacaaaaacaaaacattgtCTATAACATAAGCAAAACAGactaacaaaataataattaatatataagtatattaaaaatattatttgaaaaaaatcaagCTACATTCCTTACAAAATGTTCTCCTTCGAAATGTTACaattgttaacaatttaatttatgatcatagtttttgttttatcttTATAGTATTattctcaattttttttttcattattatttttatatttgtttcagTTAATGGAAAATTTGTTGATGGCATCAAGATTAGCTGCATCTGATAGTAGGTGCTTATGtagttgtatgtatgtattacatataggcattaattagtttaaatattgatgattatgactgttgctgttgttgttactgtcgCTAAATATAGTTATGCTGCAGCTATGAAAACGTTTGACaaacagacgtgtttattaATTATAGTTAGATGTAATCTGGCCGTCATTTGTACAATGCAAATGCGTTTGTTACCtttctttcaattttgtttttgttttcattattaCGTTATATAGTACTTAATCATCGCGTTGATAATCGTTTcccattttgtgtgtgtgtgtatttgcgtGTATTAGTATTAGGATTTGTAATTTACATTAGAATGATTCTTTCTCGcgttacaaattaattaattcattaaaCATTACATAGTtatctgtgtatgtatgcatgtatgtttgtctgtatgtatgcaatgtatgtatatacacatattatgCGCTCGtatgtaatatataaatatttcagtaAACAATAGTTGCAATATTTACGCTTTTAgcttaataaaaaatacaatattataTCTGCgattcaattgttgttgttgttgttgtttttcatctTTCTTAAGTTTACAGGATTTGTTGTGATTTTTAAGTGATTATGAGAAAGTTCTaacatttattgtttatgcaaaaattaCTATTTGTTTATAAgttacattttgttgttggtttctGTAAAATGTTTATGCTTCAGTACGGCAAAAATTGTTTCCATTTGTTGTTCCTTTCAAGcttttgattaaattatagttttttgttttcttatcttggtttttttttctcatttttttctATCAATTTTATTACAAAAGTTCTATAataatgaattttaaatattatttttactttactcgTACTTGGTAtcagatgttttttttttttgttttgttttattttataattccacacaaattaaaatgtatatagcAATCGcattatcatcattattatacttgtttttctttttccatcaGTTTTAGTATGGTTCTACAATTTTCTGCTGAtgttaaaatttaagaaacttgTGTTTGGGCCTAATTTACGCTTAATCTTCGGCAAACATTAGTTttattctttctttctttgttttgtttttatattaatatgcgAAAAAGGAATTATGAatgtttacatatttttatatatataaacgcatatatataagattatatatatatttatatatatatatatatatgtgtgtgcgtgtacatacatatacattttgtatatatatatatatatatatatatgtataataaaaatcacaaaaatagTTTTCTGATCCAAATCCAGTTTAGACCAAATTGTATTCCTTAAGATTGGATTGCAGAATTGTATCCTTTACAGCTGCAAACACAAACCTTATATTTTCAGTATCTAAAGAAGAGAGCAAAAAGAAATCTTTGTTTTAGTCACATTCAAAGGGACAAACATAAATGATGGATCTAATTGTCATTGTAACCATTACCAATTAATTCACATTTATTTAGAGTTCCTAACTTCAGTCGAATCTCACTAAAACTAAGTGCAGTTtaggaataataataataataaaaataataatgagaaacaataaaataaacaattacaTTTTACTCTATATTTTGTCATTAAGAATCAAATAAAAGCATACAAAATGTAAGgcatgaaattaatttatataggttttcatatatgtatatagaggTTGGCTTCTCAATCGATATTCCATTATAATTGGGGGTAGTGTGTGAGTCGTTTATTCTATAACTTTTAGTAGTAATCGCAAGATCGTATCTTTCACAGCGGCGAACACGAGGTTGCAGTTTCTGGTATCTAAAATATCTCATTTTTTTTAGTAACTTTTCTCTGACACTCAAAATTAAAGAGTCTGGTTAGCGACTTAATTTCAGCAGGcgagcaacaaaagcaaatcgTGATCAAAGGTCTAACGCGAAGTATTTACAATAGTTAAATGTCAGCAAAAGCAATCTCGCTATATACACCCAACAAGGAAGCGTTACTTACCTGTAGCACAGGTGAAATGAGAATAGATAATCTTTTCGGAATCTGGATTTAAGTCTACAAACATGCGCAGTATGAATTCACGGGCTGCTATTGCATCTCGCTGTGGACCTGTTAGCAataaaaatgggaaaaatCGTTTACAACTAGCACAACTACAAAACTAGCATTAGCAATAGATCTAAGGGTATTACTTGTGGTAAATATTACAAGAAACGAAGCGTACTTACCATCGTATTCAGGAAAATAGTCCACCAAATGCGAATACATGATTTTCTCCTCTAACAAATCTTTCTTGTTAAGGAATAGAATAACTGATGAATTTTGGAACCACGGGTATGTAATAATAGTTCTAAATAAAGCTTTTGATTCCTCCATGCGATTCTGCAATAAATTCAACATAattgtaaattgaaataactaattaagaatttcaattaaacttaCCTCATTATCAGATTCAAACAAGATCTGATCGTATTCAGATAGCGCTaccaaaaatattattgagGTAACATTCTCAAAGCAATGAATCCACTTTCTTCGCTCCGAACGCTGACCGCCAACATCCACCATTCTGGATATAGCAAATAGGCATTAATAAGGCAATAAATAATGAACTTGGTTAACTAAAGACAATGCCAAATTAGGTGAGTAATTAAGTAAGCGAAGAAGCTAAACTAAAAGCTATATAGTAAGTGAAGAAATCAAATGATATGTACAGAGATATGATTgaaatgttgttgttaatcACATAAATTGGTTTACTACTTGTTGCTTTAGTTCAGGCTGATTTGCTCAAAATTGTAGCTGATTATGCATGTATGTTGAGATAAATGcgatatatagacatataccTAAATAAAAGTGGTGGCAATGGAAAGCTATAGTCATTTATTCCAGTTGTCGGACAACGGGATCGCAATATATCCTGCTCACTGGGCAAATAATCAGGCTGCCCTAGGCGCTCAATATTGTCAAGGTAGCTAATTGGAAGATGTTTATATAGGAAGATTTATAATAGAATTTTCAATCTGTTTGTTTGTCAACGTAAAAACAGTCCGCTACTAAATTCTGTCAGCCTGATGGAGTTTATGCTTAAGTAGCTAACCGATAACCGTTCatagttttaattgtttaaaactaATCTTACTTATATTAAATGATATATGTTTAGACAAATTCCACAAATAGTGCTGGTTAGAAAGGAAACAATTAAACGAATAATCAATTaaccaaaaaccaaagaaCATATTAGACACATGCAAATCAATAACATTGGAGTCATTGTAGCTACCTAAATCTGATCTCTTCTAAGTCAAAGGGATACTCAATGATCCCCGTTGTCGGCACACGAACTCTTAAAATGTCTTGCTCAGTGGGTAAATAATCAGGTTGAGCCACACGATCGAGATCCATCAGATAACTatacataatacatatataagaataaaatcgtatttagtatatatcaagttatttcttaatttaaagaaTATCGTCAATGTGCGAACTGCTGTCTCATTTGCTATGCTCGATCATTGAGCAATGGATATATATCCATGTCCAACAATTAACTCACTATTTAGCGGAATCTGTCAACTGATATTCTCTTCGACGATCGTAGCATTCCTGTATGCCAACATCGGACCACAGCGTTTTTATGGCATTCAAATATGGATCCTCAAATGTTGTGACTGTTTCATAGTCAATGCTCATCACCAGATCGGCGAGTGCCTGCAAAGCAATTGggaattaaattaatatatttctgATAAATcaatgtattattattttttcttgaaTGGTACTCACATTATGCTCGCCAACACCATATGATATTTTGAGCATATCCATGGCTTTGATCATGGACTGCATGGCcatgaatatattttggaaCACCAGCTTAATGTAGCCGCGTTTGTCATCGTCCGAGTACCCGCTGCCATGGATAATACGCATCTGTTTGATGAACGTTGATTTGCCGGACTCGCCCGTGCCTGCGCATATCAGGGAAGAACCAAGTGTGGCATTAGTATTTGAGTATAGCGTAGCAACCAAACCTGCCACAACACCGCACCTCAATCGCGGCAGATAGAGGAGCACTCTACTAATTAGCAAAAATGTGGCGATACCAAACAGAcgcaataaattgcaattgcattaaGTGCGGGCTGCGGAGTGCGAGTGAAATTCAATCACACACAATATATTACACACATAAACTGTGTACATAGTATGTGCAGCGTATCAGTAATACAATTTTGCATACTAATTGAAGCCACACAGCACAGGGCAATGCGCCCCGATGGGCCAGGAGTGCAGCCAACAAAGGCACAAGCATTTACATGAATGGGTCAAGGCTGTATTGCTGGACTCCATCTGGCTGATTGATGATGGTTGCTGCATTGGTCAACCACCAACCTGGTCGGGCAATACTCACCCAGCAGGAGCAGTTTAAGTTCACGGCGTGCATCTCGCTTGTCGCGC
This window harbors:
- the LOC6625184 gene encoding G protein alpha q subunit isoform X3, which produces MECCLSEEAKEQKRINQEIEKQLRRDKRDARRELKLLLLGTGESGKSTFIKQMRIIHGSGYSDDDKRGYIKLVFQNIFMAMQSMIKAMDMLKISYGVGEHNALADLVMSIDYETVTTFEDPYLNAIKTLWSDVGIQECYDRRREYQLTDSAKYYLMDLDRVAQPDYLPTEQDILRVRVPTTGIIEYPFDLEEIRFRMVDVGGQRSERRKWIHCFENVTSIIFLVALSEYDQILFESDNENRMEESKALFRTIITYPWFQNSSVILFLNKKDLLEEKIMYSHLVDYFPEYDGPQRDAIAAREFILRMFVDLNPDSEKIIYSHFTCATDL
- the LOC6625184 gene encoding G protein alpha q subunit isoform X1, translating into MECCLSEEAKEQKRINQEIEKQLRRDKRDARRELKLLLLGTGESGKSTFIKQMRIIHGSGYSDDDKRGYIKLVFQNIFMAMQSMIKAMDMLKISYGVGEHNALADLVMSIDYETVTTFEDPYLNAIKTLWSDVGIQECYDRRREYQLTDSAKYYLMDLDRVAQPDYLPTEQDILRVRVPTTGIIEYPFDLEEIRFRMVDVGGQRSERRKWIHCFENVTSIIFLVALSEYDQILFESDNENRMEESKALFRTIITYPWFQNSSVILFLNKKDLLEEKIMYSHLVDYFPEYDGPQRDAIAAREFILRMFVDLNPDSEKIIYSHFTCATDTENIRFVFAAVKDTILQSNLKEYNLV
- the LOC6625184 gene encoding G protein alpha q subunit isoform X4, with the translated sequence MECCLSEEAKEQKRINQEIEKQLRRDKRDARRELKLLLLGTGESGKSTFIKQMRIIHGSGYSDDDKRGYIKLVFQNIFMAMQSMIKAMDMLKISYGVGEHNALADLVMSIDYETVTTFEDPYLNAIKTLWSDVGIQECYDRRREYQLTDSAKYYLDNIERLGQPDYLPSEQDILRSRCPTTGINDYSFPLPPLLFRYMSIYRIYLNIHA
- the LOC6625184 gene encoding G protein alpha q subunit isoform X2; this translates as MECCLSEEAKEQKRINQEIEKQLRRDKRDARRELKLLLLGTGESGKSTFIKQMRIIHGSGYSDDDKRGYIKLVFQNIFMAMQSMIKAMDMLKISYGVGEHNALADLVMSIDYETVTTFEDPYLNAIKTLWSDVGIQECYDRRREYQLTDSAKYYLMDLDRVAQPDYLPTEQDILRVRVPTTGIIEYPFDLEEIRFRMVDVGGQRSERRKWIHCFENVTSIIFLVALSEYDQILFESDNENRMEESKALFRTIITYPWFQNSSVILFLNKKDLLEEKIMYSHLVDYFPEYDGPQRDAIAAREFILRMFVDLNPDSEKIIYSHFTCATDTRNCNLVFAAVKDTILRLLLKVIE